The Impatiens glandulifera unplaced genomic scaffold, dImpGla2.1, whole genome shotgun sequence genome includes a window with the following:
- the LOC124918413 gene encoding probable peroxidase 26, whose protein sequence is MGKEIQLCLVASVLAMAFVSGSEAASTLPPESKQLSRKFYKKPINGTCPNVETYVNHQVRFYWNLDKSITAKFLKLLYADCMVNGCDASILLDGPQSEKKASQNSGLGGFLIIDKIKQVIEERCPGIVSCADILNLATRDAIHLAGAPSYPVLLGRRDGYSSQASWVDLPQPSISWEDGLTYFQSKGLDILDYVTLLGGHSLGKTHCQYIRDRLYNFKNTGKPDPSMKKSFLNQLRKDCPKERIKGQRDQLVYLNPDSGSNYRFTNKFYSRVQTNQAVLGVDQELRYGNITDEISQEFAKDFEDLRKSFALSITRMGVLKVLTGSNGEVRKNCRTQNPKR, encoded by the exons ATGGGAAAAGAGATTCAACTCTGTTTGGTTGCTTCGGTTTTAGCCATGGCTTTCGTCTCCGGTAGTGAGGCTGCATCAACGCTACCACCGGAGAGCAAACAACTGTCGAGAAAATTCTACAAGAAGCCAATTAATGGTACTTGCCCTAATGTGGAGACTTATGTGAATCACCAAGTCCGGTTTTATTGGAACCTCGACAAGAGCATTACTGCCAAGTTCCTTAAGTTGCTTTATGCAGATTGCATGGTCAAt GGTTGTGATGCTTCAATCTTGTTGGATGGTCCACAATCGGAAAAGAAGGCGTCACAAAATTCAGGGCTTGGAGGCTTTCTGATTATCGATAAAATCAAGCAAGTGATTGAAGAGCGATGTCCTGGAATTGTATCGTGCGCTGATATTCTCAATCTTGCCACTCGAGATGCTATCCATCTC GCAGGTGCGCCTTCATATCCTGTATTATTGGGAAGAAGGGACGGTTATAGTTCGCAGGCTTCTTGGGTAGACCTACCTCAACCGTCAATTTCATGGGAAGACGGACTCACATACTTTCAATCTAAGGGCTTAGATATTTTGGACTACGTTACTCTGCTAG GAGGACATTCATTAGGGAAAACACATTGTCAATACATAAGAGACCGTCTATACAATTTCAAGAACACAGGAAAACCAGACCCCAGCATGAAGAAATCGTTTCTAAATCAACTGAGAAAGGACTGCCCGAAAGAACGAATCAAAGGACAAAGGGATCAGCTGGTTTATCTAAATCCAGATTCAGGCTCAAACTATCGGTTCACAAACAAATTTTACTCACGGGTTCAAACAAACCAAGCTGTTCTTGGTGTTGATCAAGAGCTAAGATATGGAAACATCACTGATGAAATAAGTCAGGAATTCGCAAAAGATTTCGAAGACCTGAGGAAGTCTTTCGCCTTGTCAATAACCCGGATGGGAGTTCTCAAGGTTTTGACTGGATCCAATGGAGAAGTTCGAAAAAATTGCCGTACCCAAAATCCTaaacgataa